A window of Macrotis lagotis isolate mMagLag1 chromosome X, bilby.v1.9.chrom.fasta, whole genome shotgun sequence contains these coding sequences:
- the RNF152 gene encoding E3 ubiquitin-protein ligase RNF152 — MMETLSQDSLLECQICFNYYSPRRRPKLLDCKHTCCSVCLQQMRTSQKDLRCPWCRGITKLPPGFSVSQLPDDPEVLAVIAIPHTSEHTPVFIKLPSNGCYMLPLPISKERALLPGDIGCRLLPGNQQKSVTVVTIPTEQQPLQGAIPQDAVMEEEQDRRGVVKSSTWSGVCTVILVACVLVFLLGIVLHNMSCISKRFTVISCG, encoded by the coding sequence ATGATGGAGACCCTTTCCCAAGATTCGTTGCTGGAATGTCAGATTTGTTTCAATTATTACAGCCCCCGAAGGAGGCCCAAGTTGTTAGATTGCAAGCACACCTGCTGTTCAGTTTGCCTCCAGCAAATGAGGACAAGCCAGAAGGATTTGAGGTGCCCCTGGTGCCGAGGTATCACCAAGCTTCCCCCAGGGTTCTCTGTCTCCCAACTCCCCGACGATCCCGAGGTGCTTGCAGTGATCGCAATCCCTCACACTTCGGAGCACACTCCCGTCTTCATCAAACTTCCTAGCAATGGATGCTACATGCTACCCTTACCCATCTCCAAGGAGCGAGCGCTATTGCCTGGAGACATTGGCTGCCGCCTGTTGCCAGGGAACCAGCAAAAATCTGTCACAGTGGTGACAATCCCAACAGAACAGCAGCCTCTGCAGGGGGCGATTCCCCAAGATGCAGTGATGGAGGAGGAGCAAGACAGGAGGGGCGTGGTGAAAAGCTCCACCTGGTCAGGTGTGTGCACTGTCATCTTGGTGGCCTGCGTCCTGGTTTTCCTGCTTGGCATCGTTCTCCACAACATGTCTTGCATTTCTAAGCGCTTCACTGTGATCTCCTGTGGCTGA